In a single window of the Geotrypetes seraphini chromosome 11, aGeoSer1.1, whole genome shotgun sequence genome:
- the TMEM11 gene encoding transmembrane protein 11, mitochondrial isoform X1, with protein MAAWGRKRAGPTGRERVALSSTECYIVHEIYNGENAQDQFEYELEQALEAQYKYIIIEPTRIGDETARWITVGNCLHKTAVLSGTACLFTPLALPSEYFHYVSLPAGMLSVACSALYGISWQFDPCCKYQVEYDAHKLSRLPLHTLTSSTPVVLVRKDDVHRKRLHNTIALAALAYCAKKIYELYAV; from the coding sequence GGTGGCCTTGTCCTCCACAGAGTGTTACATCGTGCATGAAATCTACAACGGCGAGAATGCACAGGACCAGTTTGAATATGAGCTGGAGCAGGCTTTGGAAGCtcaatataaatacataattATTGAGCCCACGCGCATTGGTGATGAGACGGCCCGCTGGATCACTGTAGGGAACTGCCTGCATAAGACCGCTGTCCTATCTGGCACTGCCTGTCTCTTCACCCCACTGGCACTTCCATCAGAGTATTTTCACTACGTATCCTTGCCAGCTGGCATGCTAAGTGTGGCCTGCTCTGCCCTCTATGGGATATCCTGGCAGTTTGATCCCTGCTGTAAGTACCAAGTGGAGTACGATGCCCATAAACTTTCCCGGCTGCCTCTACACACGCTTACTTCTTCGACACCCGTGGTTCTGGTGAGAAAGGATGACGTTCACAGAAAGAGACTCCATAACACAATAGCACTCGCTGCCCTGGCATACTGTGCCAAGAAGATTTACGAACTTTACGCTGTATGA
- the TMEM11 gene encoding transmembrane protein 11, mitochondrial isoform X2, which produces MFLSALRVALSSTECYIVHEIYNGENAQDQFEYELEQALEAQYKYIIIEPTRIGDETARWITVGNCLHKTAVLSGTACLFTPLALPSEYFHYVSLPAGMLSVACSALYGISWQFDPCCKYQVEYDAHKLSRLPLHTLTSSTPVVLVRKDDVHRKRLHNTIALAALAYCAKKIYELYAV; this is translated from the coding sequence GGTGGCCTTGTCCTCCACAGAGTGTTACATCGTGCATGAAATCTACAACGGCGAGAATGCACAGGACCAGTTTGAATATGAGCTGGAGCAGGCTTTGGAAGCtcaatataaatacataattATTGAGCCCACGCGCATTGGTGATGAGACGGCCCGCTGGATCACTGTAGGGAACTGCCTGCATAAGACCGCTGTCCTATCTGGCACTGCCTGTCTCTTCACCCCACTGGCACTTCCATCAGAGTATTTTCACTACGTATCCTTGCCAGCTGGCATGCTAAGTGTGGCCTGCTCTGCCCTCTATGGGATATCCTGGCAGTTTGATCCCTGCTGTAAGTACCAAGTGGAGTACGATGCCCATAAACTTTCCCGGCTGCCTCTACACACGCTTACTTCTTCGACACCCGTGGTTCTGGTGAGAAAGGATGACGTTCACAGAAAGAGACTCCATAACACAATAGCACTCGCTGCCCTGGCATACTGTGCCAAGAAGATTTACGAACTTTACGCTGTATGA